GAGGTTGATGTGACGGTTCCCCGGTCAGCCCAGGCAACAAGCTCGTCGATCGCATAGACGACGCGACCGCCCAGCTTGCGGTAAACAGGGCCTGTCCCGTAGGTGCGGTGCTTTTCGAGCGTCCGGGCCGAAAGGCTCAGGAATTCGGCCGCCTCCTTGGTGCGCAGGAAGCGCGGTGATTGTAGGGCGTGTGCGTGGGACATGGATCGGGCCTCTGTAGCGTTACGGGTGACCGCTGAGGATCAGCGGCGGTTCGCGCCCACGGTGGCGCAAGAGAGTCGGCAAGTTGCAGGGCGAAGTTGGGGGGTATTGAAATCGCCCACCGGCCGGGGCGGAAAAACCTGCTAGGGTCGGCGGCGATGGCGCAGGAGTTTTCGATAACCGCCCGCGATCATGACGCGGGCATCGCGCAGCAGCGCCTTGATGGCGTGACGCGCCGAGGATGCCTGCCATTCGTCACGGTCAAGAAATCCGACTTTCAGGATGGCCTGTGCGATCTCCTGCTGCGTTGCGCCGGCCCTGTGGCCATCGAAAGCGCGCAGCATCCTGCGCTGGCGGGCGTGTTGCTGCCGGGTCAGGCGCGTGTCGGGTGGAATGGCCCGGCCATGCAGGGCCGAGAGAAGTCGATGAACGGCTTCGAGCCGGTCAAAGCCTTCGAGATCGAGCGGAATGACGGCCGCCACGGCCGTCCCATCTTCGATGGCGCAATCGACGATCTGGAGATACTGTCCCTCACCAAGCGCATAGCGAAACAGGGCTGTATCATCGTCATCGAGCGGTGGCGGCGAATGCCAGGATCCGATTGGATCAGCGATCCGACCCCCATCCAACACCG
This Paracoccus saliphilus DNA region includes the following protein-coding sequences:
- a CDS encoding helix-turn-helix transcriptional regulator, yielding MSHAHALQSPRFLRTKEAAEFLSLSARTLEKHRTYGTGPVYRKLGGRVVYAIDELVAWADRGTVTSTSDPRGSVLPAKRQALPDVPQPGRYAG
- a CDS encoding DUF2285 domain-containing protein is translated as MLDGGRIADPIGSWHSPPPLDDDDTALFRYALGEGQYLQIVDCAIEDGTAVAAVIPLDLEGFDRLEAVHRLLSALHGRAIPPDTRLTRQQHARQRRMLRAFDGHRAGATQQEIAQAILKVGFLDRDEWQASSARHAIKALLRDARVMIAGGYRKLLRHRRRP